The following are from one region of the Vitis riparia cultivar Riparia Gloire de Montpellier isolate 1030 chromosome 9, EGFV_Vit.rip_1.0, whole genome shotgun sequence genome:
- the LOC117921464 gene encoding ABC transporter G family member 41-like, which yields MVNKISNSEQAIKNFTRCKSQANMIKILKDVSGIIKPSRMTLLLGPPGCGKTTLLLALAGTLNQPLKVTGEITYKGCYLDKFVPQTTSAYISQYDLHIPEMSVRETLDFSARCQGIGSRAGRLIYANYFHDRL from the exons ATGGTAAACAAGATATCTAATTCTGAACAGGCTATCAAAAATTTTACAAGGTGCAAATCCCAAGCCAACATGATAAAAATTCTCAAAGATGTCAGTGGCATCATCAAGCCTTCAAG GATGACTCTATTGCTGGGACCTCCAGGTTGTGGGAAAACCACTTTGTTACTGGCACTGGCAGGAACGCTAAATCAGCCTCTCAAG GTAACAGGAGAGATCACCTACAAAGGTTGCTATTTGGATAAGTTTGTTCCTCAGACAACATCAGCTTATATCAGCCAATATGACCTGCACATTCCTGAAATGTCTGTGAGGGAAACACTTGACTTCTCGGCACGTTGTCAGGGCATTGGAAGCAGAGCAGGTAGGCTTATTTATGCAAATTATTTTCATGATAGATTATAA
- the LOC117922649 gene encoding GDSL esterase/lipase 1-like — protein MASLSFQIIHVLFFCACILIPTSSQSHPHQPAKHAALFIFGDSFFDAGNNIYINTTTDYQRNFWPYGETFFDYPTGRASDGRLIPDFIAEYAKLPFLPPYLQPGNNQFIYGSNFASGGAGALDQTNQGLVINLNTQLTYFKDVEKLLRQKLGDEAAKKMLFEAVYLINIGSNDYLSPFLWNSTVLQSYSHEQYVHLVIGNLTVVIKEIYKKGGRKFGLLNVGPLGCVPIMKEIKLQQGGMGCIEESTELAKLHNIALSKVLQELESKLKGFKYSISNFYTFLEERMNNPSKYGFKEGKIACCGSGLFRGLSSCGGKSSIKEYELCSNVSEYVFFDSVHLTDRACQQIAELIWSGTHNITGPYNLKALFV, from the exons ATGGCAAGTTTAAGCTTCCAAATAATCCATGTCTTGTTCTTCTGTGCTTGCATTCTCATCCCAACCAGTAGTCAGAGCCATCCCCACCAGCCCGCAAAGCATGCTGCACTTTTCATCTTTGGAGATTCATTTTTTGATGCTGGAAACAATATTTACATCAACACCACTACTGATTATCAGAGAAATTTCTGGCCATATGGGGAAACCTTTTTCGACTACCCCACTGGGAGAGCTTCTGATGGCCGCTTGATACCTGATTTTATTG CTGAGTATGCAAAACTCCCATTCCTTCCACCATATCTACAGCCTGGtaataatcaatttatttatggATCAAACTTTGCATCTGGGGGAGCCGGTGCTTTGGATCAGACTAATCAAGGATTG GTGATAAACCTCAACACACAGCTAACCTATTTCAAGGATGTGGAGAAACTGTTAAGGCAGAAGCTAGGTGATGAAGCTGCCAAGAAAATGCTGTTTGAAGCTGTCTACTTGATCAACATCGGATCCAACGACTACTTGAGTCCCTTCTTATGGAACTCCACTGTGCTTCAGTCCTACTCTCACGAACAATACGTTCATCTGGTGATCGGCAATTTGACTGTAGTAATCAAA GAAATATATAAGAaaggaggaaggaagtttgGGCTTCTTAATGTGGGGCCATTAGGCTGTGTGCCAATTATGAAAGAAATCAAACTCCAACAGGGAGGCATGGGGTGCATAGAAGAATCCACAGAGCTAGCAAAACTACACAACATAGCTCTCTCCAAGGTCCTGCAGGAACTAGAGAGCAAGTTGAAAGGATTCAAatattcaatttccaatttctatacTTTTCTTGAGGAAAGAATGAACAACCCTTCAAAATATG GTTTCAAAGAAGGGAAGATAGCATGTTGTGGTTCGGGTCTCTTCAGAGGACTTTCGAGCTGTGGGGGGAAGAGTAGCATAAAGGAGTATGAGTTATGCAGCAATGTGAGCGAATACGTGTTCTTTGATTCAGTTCATCTTACAGACAGGGCCTGCCAGCAGATAGCTGAGCTAATTTGGAGTGGAACTCACAACATTACAGGACCCTACAATTTGAAAGCACTATTTGTTTGA
- the LOC117922650 gene encoding GDSL esterase/lipase 2-like has product MESSGISVIHALLFCACLLIPSRGLSHPHQIQKHVAFFVFGDSLFDAGNNKYINTTDQRANFWPYGETFFGHPTGRFSDGRLIPDFIAEYAKLPFLPPYLQPGSNQLTYGANFAFAGAGALDETNQGKVINLNTQLTYFKNMEKLLRQKLGDEAAKKILLEAVYLISIGSNDYLSGYFTNSSVLQSYPQKLYRHMVIGNLTVIIKEIYKKGGRKLGVLSLGPLGCIPAMKAIKKPGTGECIEEASEQAKLHNKALSKVLQKLESKLKGFKYSMFDFYTTVEDRIGNPSKYGFKEGKTACCGSGPYRALVDCGGKGTMKEYELCSNVREYVFFDGGHPTDKANQEMAKLLWSGTHNITGPYNLKELFA; this is encoded by the exons ATGGAAAGTTCAGGCATTTCCGTAATCCATGCCTTGCTCTTCTGTGCATGCCTACTCATTCCATCAAGAGGCCTGAGTCATCCCCACCAGATCCAGAAGCATGTGGCATTTTTTGTCTTTGGGGATTCACTTTTTGATGCTGGAAACAATAAGTACATCAACACCACTGATCAACGGGCAAATTTCTGGCCATATGGCGAAACCTTCTTTGGGCACCCCACTGGGAGATTTTCAGATGGCCGCCTGATCCCTGATTTTATAG CTGAGTATGCAAAACTCCCATTCCTTCCACCATATCTACAACCTGGTAGTAATCAACTTACTTATGGGGCAAACTTTGCATTTGCTGGAGCTGGTGCTCTAGATGAGACTAATCAAGGAAAG GTGATAAACCTTAATACACAGCTGACCTATTTTAAGAACATGGAGAAACTGTTGAGGCAGAAGCTAGGTGATGAAGCTGCAAAGAAAATTCTATTAGAAGCTGTTTACTTGATTAGCATTGGAAGCAATGACTACTTGAGTGGTTACTTCACAAACTCAAGTGTGCTTCAGTCCTACCCTCAGAAGCTATACCGGCATATGGTGATTGGAAATTTGACAGTTATTATCAAA GAAATATACAAGAAGGGAGGAAGGAAACTTGGGGTCCTTAGCTTGGGGCCATTAGGTTGCATACCAGCCATGAAAGCAATCAAGAAACCAGGAACTGGTGAGTGTATAGAAGAAGCCTCAGAGCAAGCAAAACTACACAACAAAGCTCTGTCCAAGGTTCTGCAGAAGCTAGAGAGCAAGTTAAAAGGATTCAAATACTCGATGTTTGATTTCTATACCACTGTTGAGGACAGAATAGGCAACCCTTCAAAATATG GTTTCAAAGAGGGGAAGACAGCATGCTGTGGCTCAGGTCCCTACAGGGCTCTTGTTGACTGTGGGGGGAAGGGAACAATGAAAGAGTATGAGTTATGCAGCAATGTAAGGGAATATGTGTTCTTTGATGGAGGTCATCCTACAGACAAGGCCAACCAGGAAATGGCCAAGTTATTGTGGAGTGGAACTCACAACATTACAGGACCCTACAATTTGAAAGAACTATTTGCTTGA
- the LOC117922648 gene encoding GDSL esterase/lipase 1-like: MASFCSFHMIHVLLIFSSCLLIPTSSQSHPQQPPNHVAFFIFGDSLLDPGNNNYINTTTEDQANFRPYGETFFKYPTGRFSDGRLIPDFIAEYAKLPLIPPYLQPGNHQFTYGANFASGGAGALDEINQGLVVNLNTQLRYFKKVEKHLRQKLGDEESKKLLLEAVYLISIGGNDYISPLFRNYSVFQIYSHRQYLDMVMGNLTVVIQEIYQKGGRKFGFVNMGPLGCLPAMKAIKLQQGGAGECMEEATVLVKLHNRVLPEVLQKLESKLKGFKYSIFDFYTTAKERMDNPSKYGFREAKIACCGSGPYRGLYSCGGMRGTKEYELCSNVSEYMFFDSFHPTDRVYQQLAELVWSGTHNVIKPYNLKQLFGHSQEEIPCDQFEHLPYTSNVP; this comes from the exons ATGGCAAGTTTCTGCAGCTTCCACATGATCCATGTCTTGCTGATCTTCTCTTCATGCCTACTTATCCCAACCAGCAGCCAAAGTCACCCCCAACAACCTCCGAACCATGTGGCCTTTTTCATCTTTGGGGATTCACTTTTGGATCCTGGGAACAATAACTACATCAACACTACAACTGAAGATCAGGCAAACTTCAGGCCATATGGGGAAACCTTCTTTAAGTACCCTACTGGGAGGTTTTCCGATGGCCGGCTTATCCCTGATTTTATTG CTGAGTATGCAAAACTCCCACTTATTCCTCCATATCTGCAGCCTGGAAATCATCAATTTACTTATGGGGCCAACTTTGCATCTGGTGGGGCTGGTGCTTTGGATGAGATTAATCAAGGATTG GTGGTAAACCTCAACACACAGCTAAGGTATTTCAAGAAGGTGGAGAAACACTTGAGGCAGAAGCTAGGTGATGAAGAATCCAAGAAACTGCTGCTTGAAGCTGTCTACTTGATCAGCATTGGAGGCAATGACTACATAAGCCCCTTGTTCAGGAACTACAGTGTGTTTCAGATCTACTCTCATAGGCAGTACCTAGACATGGTGATGGGCAATTTGACAGTTGTAATCCAA GAGATATATCAGAAAGGAGGAAGGAAATTTGGGTTCGTGAACATGGGGCCATTGGGCTGTCTACCAGCCATGAAAGCAATCAAACTCCAACAAGGAGGCGCTGGTGAGTGCATGGAAGAAGCCACAGTGCTAGTTAAACTACACAACAGAGTTCTTCCTGAGGTCCTCCAGAAGCTAGAAAGCAAGTTAAAGGGATTCAAGTATTCAATATTTGATTTCTATACTACTGCTAAGGAAAGAATGGACAACCCTTCAAAATATG GTTTCAGAGAAGCGAAGATAGCATGCTGCGGTTCGGGTCCCTACAGGGGTCTGTACAGCTGTGGAGGGATGAGAGGAACAAAAGAGTACGAGCTATGCAGCAATGTCAGTGAATACATGTTCTTCGATTCATTTCATCCTACTGACAGGGTCTACCAGCAGCTGGCTGAATTAGTATGGAGTGGAACTCACAATGTGATAAAACCATACAATTTGAAACAATTGTTTGGACATAGTCAGGAAGAGATACCATGCGACCAATTTGAGCATCTTCCGTATACTAGCAATGTGCCATAG
- the LOC117921611 gene encoding GDSL esterase/lipase 1-like isoform X1: MASSNFPLCFLTIFASLLIPAICHGHSQKPKKHVPLFVFGDSLFDPGNNIYLNSSHKEASAFWPYGETFFKHPTGRLSDGRLVPDFIAEFMKLPLLPPYLQPGAHRFTDGANFASGGAGVLADTHPGTISLLLQLSYFKNVVKQLKQKLGNAKTEKLLMGAVYLFSIGGNDYGVFQMNYPNASLSHQREYVGMVIQNLTSVLEEVHQIGGRKIAFQNAGPFGCLPLTRAGTRNGACAEEPSAMAKLHNTALANVLKKLQTRLTGFKYSIFDYYNSLGERINNPLKYGFKEGKRACCGSGAYRESNCGGQGGTTKFEVCSIPGDYVWFDGGHTTERANRQLAELLWNGTPNCTAPINLKQLFEHM, translated from the exons ATGGCAAGCTCCAACTTCCCCTTATGTTTCCTGACCATCTTTGCTAGCCTGCTCATCCCAGCCATCTGCCATGGTCACTCCCAGAAGCCCAAAAAACATGTGCCATTGTTCGTCTTTGGCGATTCCCTCTTTGATCCTGGTAACAATATCTACCTCAACAGTAGCCACAAGGAGGCATCAGCTTTCTGGCCATATGGGGAAACCTTCTTCAAGCATCCTACCGGCAGACTTTCTGATGGCCGTTTAGTCCCTGATTTTATCG CTGAGTTTATGAAGCTGCCATTGCTTCCACCATATCTACAACCTGGTGCACATAGATTTACTGATGGGGCCAACTTTGCTTCTGGTGGAGCAGGTGTTCTTGCTGACACTCATCCTGGAACT ATAAGTCTTCTACTGCAGCTGAGCTATTTCAAGAATGTGGTGAAGCAATTGAAACAGAAGCTAGGTAATGCGAAGACCGAGAAGCTACTGATGGGAGCCGTTTACTTGTTCAGCATTGGTGGCAATGACTATGGTGTCTTTCAAATGAATTACCCCAATGCTTCTCTATCCCACCAGAGAGAATATGTCGGAATGGTGATTCAAAATTTGACATCTGTCCTTGAA GAAGTCCATCAAATTGGAGGTAGAAAAATTGCATTTCAGAATGCAGGCCCTTTCGGTTGTCTACCTTTAACACGAGCTGGGACAAGGAATGGCGCCTGCGCTGAAGAACCCTCAGCAATGGCAAAACTACACAACACAGCCCTAGCCAATGTCCTGAAGAAGTTACAGACTCGCCTAACAGGattcaaatattcaatttttgaTTACTACAATTCACTTGGTGAAAGAATAAACAACCCTTTAAAGTATG GTTTCAAGGAAGGCAAAAGGGCATGCTGTGGAAGTGGGGCATACAGGGAAAGCAACTGTGGGGGGCAAGGAGGAACCACAAAGTTTGAAGTGTGTAGCATTCCTGGTGACTATGTCTGGTTTGATGGTGGCCACACCACTGAAAGGGCCAATAGGCAATTGGCTGAGCTGCTGTGGAATGGAACTCCTAATTGCACAGCACCCATTAATCTGAAGCAGCTGTTTGAACATATGTGA
- the LOC117921611 gene encoding GDSL esterase/lipase 4-like isoform X2 gives MASSNFPLCFLTIFASLLIPAICHGHSQKPKKHVPLFVFGDSLFDPGNNIYLNSSHKEASAFWPYGETFFKHPTGRLSDGRLVPDFIAEFMKLPLLPPYLQPGAHRFTDGANFASGGAGVLADTHPGTISLLLQLSYFKNVVKQLKQKLGNAKTEKLLMGAVYLFSIGGNDYGVFQMNYPNASLSHQREYVGMVIQNLTSVLEEVHQIGGRKIAFQNAGPFGCLPLTRAGTRNGACAEEPSAMAKLHNTALANVLKKLQTRLTGFKYSIFDYYNSLGERINNPLKFQGRQKGMLWKWGIQGKQLWGARRNHKV, from the exons ATGGCAAGCTCCAACTTCCCCTTATGTTTCCTGACCATCTTTGCTAGCCTGCTCATCCCAGCCATCTGCCATGGTCACTCCCAGAAGCCCAAAAAACATGTGCCATTGTTCGTCTTTGGCGATTCCCTCTTTGATCCTGGTAACAATATCTACCTCAACAGTAGCCACAAGGAGGCATCAGCTTTCTGGCCATATGGGGAAACCTTCTTCAAGCATCCTACCGGCAGACTTTCTGATGGCCGTTTAGTCCCTGATTTTATCG CTGAGTTTATGAAGCTGCCATTGCTTCCACCATATCTACAACCTGGTGCACATAGATTTACTGATGGGGCCAACTTTGCTTCTGGTGGAGCAGGTGTTCTTGCTGACACTCATCCTGGAACT ATAAGTCTTCTACTGCAGCTGAGCTATTTCAAGAATGTGGTGAAGCAATTGAAACAGAAGCTAGGTAATGCGAAGACCGAGAAGCTACTGATGGGAGCCGTTTACTTGTTCAGCATTGGTGGCAATGACTATGGTGTCTTTCAAATGAATTACCCCAATGCTTCTCTATCCCACCAGAGAGAATATGTCGGAATGGTGATTCAAAATTTGACATCTGTCCTTGAA GAAGTCCATCAAATTGGAGGTAGAAAAATTGCATTTCAGAATGCAGGCCCTTTCGGTTGTCTACCTTTAACACGAGCTGGGACAAGGAATGGCGCCTGCGCTGAAGAACCCTCAGCAATGGCAAAACTACACAACACAGCCCTAGCCAATGTCCTGAAGAAGTTACAGACTCGCCTAACAGGattcaaatattcaatttttgaTTACTACAATTCACTTGGTGAAAGAATAAACAACCCTTTAAA GTTTCAAGGAAGGCAAAAGGGCATGCTGTGGAAGTGGGGCATACAGGGAAAGCAACTGTGGGGGGCAAGGAGGAACCACAAAGTTTGA
- the LOC117921534 gene encoding GDSL esterase/lipase 1-like: protein MKSLSFHFCVLIIFGSLLIPAICHGHDSHSQKPHKHVPLFVFGDSLFDPGNNLYLNTSHKEASAYWPYGETFFKRPTGRLSDGRLVPDFIAEFMELPLTTAYLQPGTHRFTHGSNFASGGAGVLADTHPGTISLPLQLSYFKNVVKQLKQKLGEVKTKKLLMRAVYLFSIGGNDYFGFYMKNQNASQSSQTQFVGMVIRNLTNALEEIYQIGGRKIAFQNVGPLGCVPTNRAKTGNGACAEEASAMAKMHNAALANVLKNLQTRLPGFKYSIFDYYNTLSDKINHPSKYGFKEGKSACCGSGAYRANNCGGQGVGGTTTKFELCSIPGDHVWFDGGHTTERANRQLAELLWNGTPNCTAPHNIKQLFGHME from the exons ATGAAAAGCCTGAGTTTCCACTTTTGTGTGTTGATCATCTTTGGAAGCCTCCTCATCCCAGCCATCTGCCATGGTCATGACTCCCACTCCCAGAAGCCCCATAAACATGTGCCATTGTTCGTCTTTGGTGATTCTCTCTTCGACCCAGGCAACAATTTGTACCTTAACACTAGCCACAAGGAGGCATCAGCTTACTGGCCATATGGGGAAACCTTCTTCAAGCGGCCTACTGGCAGGCTTTCTGATGGCCGTTTAGTCCCTGATTTTATAG CGGAGTTCATGGAGCTTCCACTGACCACAGCATATCTGCAACCTGGCACACATAGATTCACCCATGGATCCAACTTTGCTTCTGGTGGAGCAGGTGTTCTTGCTGATACTCATCCTGGAACA ATAAGTCTCCCACTGCAGCTGAGCTATTTCAAGAATGTGGTGAAGCAATTGAAACAGAAGCTAGGTGAAGTGAAGACCAAGAAGCTACTGATGAGAGCTGTTTATTTGTTCAGCATTGGTGGCAACGACTACTTCGGCTTCTACATGAAAAATCAGAATGCTTCCCAATCCTCCCAGACACAATTTGTTGGAATGGTGATTCGCAATTTGACAAATGCCCTTGAA GAAATATACCAAATTGGAGGTAGAAAAATTGCATTTCAGAATGTAGGGCCTCTGGGTTGTGTACCTACAAATAGAGCAAAAACCGGAAATGGTGCCTGCGCTGAAGAAGCCTCTGCAATGGCAAAAATGCATAATGCAGCTCTTGCCAATGTCCTCAAGAACTTGCAGACCCGCCTACCCGGATTCAAATACTCGATCTTTGATTACTACAACACACTCAGTGATAAAATAAACCACCCTTCAAAATATG GTTTCAAAGAAGGCAAAAGCGCATGCTGTGGGAGTGGGGCATACAGGGCAAATAACTGTGGAGGACAAGGTGTTGGAGGAACAACAACAAAGTTTGAATTGTGTAGCATTCCTGGAGACCATGTCTGGTTTGATGGTGGGCACACCACTGAAAGGGCTAATAGGCAATTGGCTGAGCTACTGTGGAATGGAACTCCCAATTGCACAGCACCTCACAATATCAAGCAGCTCTTTGGACACATGGAGTAG
- the LOC117922570 gene encoding GDSL esterase/lipase 1-like, whose protein sequence is MVMFAGLISPPICHARFQEPKKRVPLFILGDSLFDPGNNLYLNTTPESSAFWPYGETFFKRATGRFSDGRLVPDFIAEYMNLPIIPPYLQPGPQRFIDGSNFASAGAGVLPETNFEVISLPQQLRYFKGMVKVLKHQLDDAEAKKLLKRAVYLFSIGGNDYLHFYDENTNASQSEKREYVGIVIGNLTIALKEIYGLGGRKIVFQNAGLLGCLPSSRSGTKNGACAEKPSALARLHNMALAKALKELESSLPGFKYAIFDYYKAISQRTDNPSKYGFKEAKTACCGSGPYRASNCGGERGRKKFELCRIPGDYLWFDGGHGTERANRQLAELLWGGGPSSTAPRNLKQLVELEIM, encoded by the exons ATGGTGATGTTTGCAGGCCTAATCAGTCCACCCATCTGCCATGCCCGCTTCCAAGAGCCCAAGAAGCGTGTCCCCCTGTTCATCCTAGGGGATTCACTCTTTGATCCTGGCAACAATCTCTACTTGAACACCACCCCAGAATCCTCGGCTTTCTGGCCATATGGAGAAACCTTCTTCAAGCGGGCTACTGGGAGATTTTCTGATGGTCGCCTAGTCCCGGATTTTATCG CTGAGTATATGAATCTGCCAATAATACCTCCCTACTTACAACCCGGTCCGCAGCGATTCATTGATGGGTCCAACTTTGCTTCAGCAGGAGCAGGTGTTCTACCTGAAACAAATTTTGAAGTG ATAAGTCTTCCACAGCAGCTAAGGTATTTTAAGGGTATGGTCAAGGTCTTGAAGCATCAGCTAGATGATGCGGAAGCCAAGAAGCTGCTTAAGAGAGCTGTTTACTTGTTTAGCATCGGTGGCAATGACTACTTACACTTCTACGATGAAAACACTAATGCTTCTCAATCAGAGAAGAGAGAATATGTTGGAATCGTTATTGGAAATTTGACGATAGCCCTCAAA GAAATATATGGACTTGGAGGTAGAAAGATTGTATTTCAGAATGCAGGGCTTCTGGGTTGTTTACCCTCCTCGAGATCCGGCACCAAAAATGGTGCCTGCGCTGAAAAACCCTCGGCATTGGCACGACTACACAACATGGCTCTTGCCAAAGCCCTCAAGGAACTAGAGAGCAGCTTGCCAGGATTCAAATATGCAATTTTCGACTACTACAAAGCCATTAGCCAAAGAACAGACAACCCTTCGAAATATG GTTTCAAGGAAGCAAAAACTGCATGCTGTGGAAGTGGACCGTACCGGGCGAGTAACTGTGgaggagaaagaggaagaaaaaagttTGAGCTGTGTAGGATTCCTGGTGACTATCTCTGGTTTGATGGTGGACACGGCACTGAAAGGGCCAACCGGCAGTTGGCCGAGCTACTGTGGGGGGGAGGCCCTAGCAGCACAGCACCTCGCAATCTGAAGCAACTGGTTGAACTTGAAATTATGTAG